A region of Gottschalkia purinilytica DNA encodes the following proteins:
- the recN gene encoding DNA repair protein RecN has product MLLELNIENFAIIDKVSISFTKGLNIITGETGTGKSIIVDAIALVLGSRADKDYIRSGAEKAVIEAIFCLEQISILKNTFEQYGIPLEEDNLILISREVHVNGRSISRINGRAVTLSMLTEVTNKIINIQSQHENQSLLSKERQLELIDLLGKDVIDEVRKKVRLEYRNLSLLKNKLNRLYQNEMERQREIDLLKFQIEEIDEADLKPNEEENIVNEYNMLSNSEEISNTMINVLQELISDSYGSKGIVDRLTNLFMMLDKLEKYDKNIKSYAEIIEGVTYQIQDVARDIRKYESNIDYDHEKLIVLEKKLDLINRLKRKYGTTVEEILSYRDSINDRLQTILNLDEEIKKLKTEIIEMEKVLNDYCKQLTSERQKICKDLEKQIIKEFEELNMGETIFKANINKLDYFTDNGVDEIEFYISTNPGQPLKSLSKIASGGEMSRILLAFKSILAEIDSIPSLIFDEIDTGISGRTAQIVGEKILKISKTHQIICITHLPQIAAMADTHFLITKNISENNTSTSIKKINMEERVEEISRLIGGVSLTTTTKQHAKEMISLSQKIKK; this is encoded by the coding sequence ATGCTCCTTGAACTTAATATAGAAAACTTTGCAATAATAGATAAAGTAAGTATTTCTTTCACGAAAGGATTAAATATAATAACTGGAGAAACGGGAACTGGAAAATCTATAATAGTTGATGCAATAGCTTTAGTGTTAGGTAGTAGAGCTGATAAAGATTACATTAGATCTGGAGCAGAAAAAGCTGTAATAGAAGCAATATTTTGTTTAGAGCAGATTAGCATACTAAAAAATACGTTTGAGCAATATGGAATACCGTTAGAAGAAGATAACTTAATACTTATATCAAGAGAAGTTCATGTTAATGGTAGAAGTATATCTAGGATAAATGGGAGAGCAGTTACTTTAAGTATGTTAACTGAGGTTACAAACAAAATTATAAATATACAGAGTCAACATGAAAATCAATCTCTTTTATCAAAAGAAAGGCAATTGGAACTTATAGATTTACTAGGAAAAGATGTTATAGATGAAGTTAGAAAAAAAGTTAGATTAGAATATAGAAATTTGTCATTGTTAAAAAATAAACTTAACAGGCTATATCAAAATGAAATGGAAAGACAAAGAGAAATAGATTTATTAAAATTTCAGATAGAAGAAATTGATGAGGCTGATTTGAAACCTAATGAGGAAGAAAATATAGTAAATGAATATAATATGTTATCAAATTCAGAAGAAATTTCAAATACAATGATCAATGTCTTACAAGAATTAATTTCAGATAGCTATGGTTCTAAAGGAATAGTTGATAGATTAACTAATTTATTTATGATGCTAGATAAGCTTGAGAAGTATGATAAAAATATAAAATCATATGCTGAAATAATAGAAGGGGTAACTTATCAAATTCAAGATGTAGCTAGAGATATAAGAAAATATGAAAGTAATATAGACTATGATCATGAAAAATTAATTGTACTGGAAAAAAAACTAGATTTAATTAATAGACTTAAAAGAAAATATGGAACTACTGTAGAGGAAATATTAAGTTATAGAGATAGTATAAATGATCGATTACAAACAATTTTAAATTTAGATGAAGAAATAAAAAAATTAAAAACTGAAATAATTGAAATGGAAAAAGTTTTAAATGATTATTGTAAACAACTAACCAGTGAAAGACAAAAAATATGTAAAGATCTTGAAAAGCAAATAATAAAAGAATTTGAAGAATTAAATATGGGAGAAACTATTTTCAAAGCTAATATAAATAAGCTAGATTACTTTACAGATAATGGAGTTGATGAAATAGAGTTTTATATTTCAACTAATCCAGGACAACCCTTAAAGTCTTTATCTAAAATTGCTTCTGGAGGAGAGATGTCTAGGATATTATTAGCATTCAAAAGTATATTAGCAGAAATTGATAGTATACCATCGTTAATATTTGATGAAATAGATACTGGAATAAGTGGCAGAACTGCACAAATAGTTGGAGAAAAAATTCTAAAAATTTCTAAGACTCATCAGATAATATGTATAACGCATTTACCGCAGATAGCTGCAATGGCCGACACTCATTTTTTAATAACCAAAAATATTAGTGAAAATAATACTAGCACTAGTATTAAAAAAATAAATATGGAAGAAAGAGTAGAAGAAATATCTAGATTAATAGGTGGAGTTAGCTTGACTACTACGACTAAACAACATGCGAAAGAAATGATAAGTTTATCTCAAAAGATAAAAAAATAG
- the steA gene encoding putative cytokinetic ring protein SteA, with translation MIIKGVVKKDRKTKDLVKRLKPGDIAIINHKDLDEIAATSLAESKVRCILNLDKTISGKYPNQGPNILLKAGIPIFECSDKDIFNVLDEGDIIELKDNTIVYKNDSIAPCEELDNEKIQQLLNIGYDNIEKELDKFIENTLEYAKKEKGLVLGNIDIPEVNTKMKGRHVLVVVRGKDYKKDLMAMKNYINEMNPILIGVDGGGDALLEFGYTPDIVIGDMDSVSDNCLKTSKEIIVHAYTNGKAPGLERVKNLGLNAVIFPSPGTSEDIALLLAYSNYADLIVAVGTHNSMIDFLEKGRSGMASTFLVRLKVGSKLIDAKGVNKLYRSSLKPRYMIWLAAAALIPIVVLTLLFPPMKELVQLMQIKLKTLFGF, from the coding sequence ATGATTATAAAAGGTGTAGTTAAAAAAGATAGAAAGACTAAAGATCTTGTAAAAAGATTAAAGCCTGGGGACATTGCTATAATAAATCATAAAGATCTGGATGAAATTGCTGCAACTTCTCTTGCTGAATCTAAAGTAAGATGTATTTTAAACTTGGATAAGACTATAAGTGGAAAATACCCTAATCAAGGTCCAAATATACTTTTAAAAGCAGGTATACCTATTTTTGAATGTAGTGATAAAGATATTTTCAATGTGTTAGATGAAGGCGACATAATAGAATTAAAAGATAATACTATTGTATATAAAAATGACTCTATAGCACCTTGTGAAGAGCTGGACAATGAAAAGATACAACAGCTTTTAAATATAGGATATGATAATATAGAAAAGGAATTAGATAAATTTATCGAAAATACACTTGAATATGCTAAAAAAGAAAAAGGATTAGTTTTAGGTAATATTGATATACCAGAAGTAAATACAAAGATGAAAGGAAGACATGTACTAGTCGTAGTAAGAGGAAAAGATTATAAAAAAGACTTAATGGCTATGAAAAACTATATAAATGAAATGAATCCTATATTGATAGGAGTTGATGGAGGCGGAGATGCTCTATTAGAATTTGGATACACTCCTGATATTGTTATAGGAGATATGGATAGTGTAAGTGATAATTGTTTAAAAACATCCAAAGAAATAATAGTTCATGCTTATACTAATGGAAAAGCTCCTGGACTTGAAAGAGTTAAAAATCTTGGTCTAAATGCTGTTATATTTCCATCGCCGGGGACTAGTGAGGATATAGCTTTATTATTAGCATATTCTAATTATGCAGATCTGATAGTAGCAGTTGGAACTCATAATAGTATGATAGATTTTTTAGAAAAAGGAAGAAGTGGTATGGCTAGTACTTTTTTAGTAAGATTAAAAGTAGGATCAAAACTAATAGATGCTAAAGGGGTTAATAAACTATATAGAAGTAGTTTAAAACCTAGATATATGATATGGCTAGCTGCAGCAGCTTTGATACCTATTGTAGTATTGACTTTACTTTTTCCACCAATGAAAGAATTAGTACAACTTATGCAAATTAAGTTAAAGACACTATTTGGATTTTAG
- a CDS encoding glycosyltransferase family 2 protein: MNKNSKVIAVIPVYNEENFIENTIKNIQSIKSIDEIVIVNDGSTDNTENIVKEMGVKLINLNQNRGKGFAIKKAIEEVDYGYLVLIDGDLGKTSNEVEKLILPVLNDEGDVSIARFQKAKKKGGFGFVKKLAKYGVYLYTGKKIDTTLSGQRVYKKEVIDKISYIPDRFGIEVAMTVQTFRHGFSIKEVDVEMTHRETGRSMKDFIHRGKQFWDILKTLIQLLYKG; encoded by the coding sequence ATGAATAAAAACAGCAAAGTTATCGCAGTTATACCTGTATACAATGAAGAAAACTTTATAGAAAATACTATAAAAAATATACAAAGTATAAAATCAATAGATGAGATTGTAATTGTTAATGATGGATCAACTGATAATACAGAAAATATAGTAAAAGAAATGGGTGTAAAATTAATTAATCTTAATCAAAATCGTGGAAAAGGCTTTGCTATAAAAAAGGCAATAGAAGAAGTTGATTATGGTTATTTAGTTCTAATTGATGGTGACTTAGGAAAAACAAGTAATGAGGTAGAAAAACTTATTTTGCCAGTTCTCAATGATGAAGGAGATGTTTCTATAGCTAGATTTCAAAAAGCTAAGAAAAAGGGTGGATTTGGATTTGTAAAAAAACTAGCTAAATATGGAGTATATTTATATACAGGAAAAAAAATAGATACTACTTTATCTGGTCAAAGGGTATATAAAAAAGAAGTTATAGACAAAATATCATATATACCAGATAGATTTGGAATCGAAGTTGCTATGACTGTACAAACCTTTAGGCACGGATTCTCTATAAAAGAAGTAGATGTTGAAATGACTCATAGAGAAACAGGAAGAAGCATGAAAGATTTCATTCATAGAGGTAAACAGTTTTGGGATATACTAAAAACTCTAATACAACTTTTATATAAAGGCTAG
- a CDS encoding copper transporter produces MVPNVKYHVITVTSIFLALGIGIYIGFMLDAQDLLTSQKQTMVSELEEKFDYIKEENQKTKKEIEQVSNENKMLQEFNKLTYSEIIKNKLDGFKIAIIETNDDYIDQGVKQTLELSGAKVTSITTIKDIFLSSEDKLKEVYTNITGREKIEGNIFKVVMDEITLSIIKGEVSPLVQALAEQGIININGLYDQSVDHIVLIGGSKKNNYNKFENIDEKIINVAKKNNKNIVGVERTDAKYSYAERYKNNRISSIDNIDSVIGKVSLVITLKGSPGNYGVKPSADSLIPDISSLSY; encoded by the coding sequence GTGGTACCAAATGTTAAATATCATGTAATAACTGTAACATCAATATTTTTAGCTCTAGGAATCGGAATCTATATAGGATTTATGTTAGATGCACAAGATTTACTTACATCTCAAAAACAAACTATGGTTTCTGAACTTGAGGAAAAATTTGATTATATAAAGGAAGAAAATCAAAAGACAAAAAAAGAAATAGAACAAGTATCAAATGAAAATAAAATGTTACAAGAATTCAATAAGTTAACATATTCAGAAATAATAAAAAATAAACTAGATGGATTTAAGATAGCAATAATTGAAACAAATGATGATTATATAGATCAAGGAGTTAAGCAAACTTTAGAACTATCAGGTGCAAAGGTAACTTCTATAACTACTATTAAAGACATCTTTTTATCTAGTGAAGACAAGTTAAAAGAAGTATATACAAATATTACTGGACGTGAAAAAATAGAAGGTAATATTTTTAAGGTAGTAATGGATGAAATAACGCTTTCAATAATTAAGGGTGAAGTTAGTCCTTTAGTACAAGCTCTAGCTGAACAAGGAATAATAAATATCAATGGATTATATGACCAATCAGTAGATCATATAGTTCTTATCGGTGGAAGCAAGAAGAATAACTATAATAAATTTGAAAACATAGATGAAAAAATAATAAATGTAGCTAAGAAAAATAATAAAAACATAGTTGGTGTTGAAAGAACAGATGCAAAATATTCATATGCTGAAAGATATAAAAACAATCGAATATCTTCTATAGATAATATAGACTCTGTTATCGGAAAAGTGTCTCTTGTTATAACATTAAAAGGTAGTCCAGGTAACTATGGAGTAAAACCTAGTGCAGATAGTCTTATTCCAGATATAAGTAGTTTATCTTATTAA
- the spoIVB gene encoding SpoIVB peptidase, with the protein MTKNLRQKKLVFFILILALIVPYSVQILNVLHYPSQIDITRGGSQRLDVLFPFTLEILENKKVLELSNKHEEKIRIKNSYHFKPSENGIAKVAINFLGFLPIKHVNVNVIDDIYLTPGGEALGVKLNTKGVLVVGMSEIENVNGEKSNPAADAGIKVGDSVTKINGKKIKDANQVIDILNNAKNEKLNITIERDSKEMVKEVTPIKSKQDNSYRLGIWVRDKTAGIGTLTFYDEKSKKFGALGHSITDVDTGTLMSIENGEIMEAEISSIEQGKKGTPGEIRGMFFENNKVLGKITSNTSFGIYGAMYKNLSDKKRLPIALQNEVQIGKAHILTTIENSKVEKYEVEILKKENQLNPETKSMVIKVTDKRLLNKTGGIVRGMSGSPIIQNGKIIGAVTHVFVNDPTKGYGLYIEWMMKEAGIPFKSNNLANNK; encoded by the coding sequence TTGACTAAAAACCTTCGTCAAAAGAAGTTAGTCTTTTTTATATTAATATTAGCTTTGATTGTACCATATTCAGTTCAAATATTAAATGTACTCCATTATCCCTCACAGATAGATATAACTAGAGGAGGAAGTCAAAGACTTGATGTATTATTTCCTTTTACATTAGAGATATTAGAAAATAAAAAAGTACTAGAACTTAGTAATAAACATGAAGAAAAAATAAGAATAAAGAATAGTTATCATTTTAAACCTAGTGAAAATGGAATAGCTAAGGTAGCTATTAATTTTTTAGGGTTTCTTCCAATAAAACATGTAAATGTAAATGTAATAGATGATATATATTTAACTCCAGGAGGAGAAGCATTAGGTGTAAAACTAAACACAAAAGGTGTACTTGTGGTAGGTATGTCTGAAATAGAAAATGTTAATGGAGAAAAAAGTAATCCAGCAGCAGATGCAGGAATAAAAGTTGGAGATTCAGTTACTAAAATAAATGGTAAAAAGATAAAAGATGCTAATCAAGTTATAGATATTTTAAACAATGCAAAAAATGAAAAATTAAATATTACTATAGAAAGAGATAGTAAAGAAATGGTTAAAGAAGTTACTCCTATAAAAAGTAAGCAAGATAATAGCTATAGATTAGGAATATGGGTAAGAGATAAAACAGCAGGTATAGGTACGCTTACATTTTATGATGAAAAATCTAAAAAATTTGGAGCTTTAGGACACTCTATAACAGATGTAGACACGGGAACACTCATGAGTATAGAAAATGGAGAAATAATGGAAGCAGAAATATCATCTATAGAACAAGGAAAAAAAGGAACTCCAGGAGAAATAAGAGGAATGTTTTTTGAAAATAATAAAGTGTTAGGAAAAATAACTTCTAACACATCTTTTGGAATATATGGAGCTATGTATAAAAATTTAAGTGATAAAAAAAGACTTCCAATAGCATTACAAAATGAAGTGCAAATTGGTAAAGCTCATATATTAACAACAATAGAAAATAGTAAGGTTGAAAAATATGAAGTCGAAATACTAAAAAAAGAAAATCAATTAAATCCTGAAACGAAAAGTATGGTAATAAAAGTAACAGATAAGAGGCTATTAAATAAAACAGGTGGAATAGTAAGAGGTATGAGTGGAAGCCCAATAATTCAAAATGGTAAAATAATAGGAGCTGTAACACATGTATTTGTAAATGATCCTACTAAAGGATATGGATTATATATAGAGTGGATGATGAAAGAAGCTGGAATCCCTTTTAAAAGTAATAACTTAGCAAATAATAAATAA
- the spo0A gene encoding sporulation transcription factor Spo0A, which yields MNNQKINVLIADDNKDFCNILSEYLSTQDDVEVIGVAKDGIEAIDLIAKKNPDVLVLDIIMPHLDGLGVLERLHSIELETFPKIIVLSAVGQDKITQRAISLGADYYVVKPFDFETFMKRIRQVTGSAPAIIERRKQVHQTTTSTLVNSSNSGNTLETKITNIIHEIGVPAHIKGYLYLREAITMVVENIELLGAVTKELYPNIAKKFNTTPSRVERAIRHAIEVAWSRGKIDTINNLFGYTVHNDKGKPTNSEFIAMVADKLRLEQKIS from the coding sequence GTGAATAATCAAAAAATAAATGTTTTAATAGCGGACGATAATAAAGATTTTTGTAATATTCTCAGTGAATATTTATCTACTCAAGATGATGTAGAAGTAATAGGCGTAGCAAAAGATGGAATAGAAGCAATAGATCTTATTGCTAAGAAAAATCCAGATGTTCTAGTTTTAGATATCATAATGCCACATTTAGATGGTTTAGGAGTTTTGGAAAGATTACATTCAATAGAATTGGAGACATTTCCTAAAATAATAGTTTTATCAGCAGTAGGACAAGATAAAATTACTCAAAGAGCAATCAGTTTAGGAGCAGATTATTATGTAGTTAAACCTTTTGACTTTGAAACATTTATGAAAAGAATTAGACAAGTTACAGGGAGCGCTCCAGCTATAATAGAAAGAAGAAAACAAGTTCATCAAACTACTACATCAACGTTAGTTAATTCGTCAAATTCAGGGAATACATTAGAAACTAAAATAACTAATATAATTCATGAAATAGGAGTTCCAGCACATATCAAAGGTTATTTATATTTAAGAGAAGCAATAACTATGGTGGTTGAAAACATAGAACTATTAGGTGCAGTTACTAAGGAACTTTATCCTAATATTGCGAAAAAGTTCAATACTACTCCTAGTAGAGTTGAAAGGGCCATAAGACATGCTATCGAGGTTGCATGGAGTAGAGGTAAAATAGACACTATAAATAATTTATTTGGATATACAGTTCACAATGATAAAGGAAAACCTACGAATAGTGAATTTATCGCAATGGTTGCAGATAAATTAAGATTAGAGCAGAAAATATCTTAA
- a CDS encoding phospho-N-acetylmuramoyl-pentapeptide-transferase, which produces MNLDILSFIVGIIITIIITPFLYNMLLSSECTATNYRNEAIPVGMGLVFVLVQTVIIFLISIYKDTNILLVLGYVISMMLMGLIGAIDDLIGEKSVKGFKGHIKSLFKGELTTGGLKAIIGFLSAALISLVISESYVEMIINTFLIALFTNLINLFDLRPGRAGKMFIILGVILLLTAHETSFNFILLSALGIIIGYIRYDLKARAMMGDIGSNALGITLGIFCAITHPLKIKLIYLAILVLLHIISEFYSFSKIIEKNKILKFIDSLGR; this is translated from the coding sequence ATGAATTTAGATATACTATCTTTTATAGTAGGTATAATAATAACTATAATAATAACTCCATTTCTTTACAATATGCTTTTATCTAGTGAATGTACAGCTACAAACTATAGAAATGAAGCAATACCTGTAGGTATGGGATTGGTTTTTGTTTTAGTTCAAACAGTAATAATATTTTTAATATCTATATATAAAGATACCAATATTTTATTAGTTTTAGGATATGTAATATCTATGATGCTTATGGGGCTTATAGGAGCTATAGACGATTTAATAGGTGAAAAAAGTGTTAAAGGTTTTAAAGGACATATAAAATCACTTTTTAAAGGAGAATTAACGACCGGCGGATTAAAGGCTATTATTGGTTTTTTATCTGCTGCGTTAATATCTCTTGTTATATCAGAATCTTATGTAGAAATGATTATAAATACTTTTCTTATAGCTTTATTTACTAATTTAATTAATTTATTTGATCTGAGACCAGGAAGAGCAGGTAAAATGTTTATTATATTAGGAGTAATATTACTTTTAACTGCTCATGAAACTAGCTTTAACTTCATATTGTTATCTGCTTTAGGTATAATTATTGGATATATAAGATATGACTTAAAGGCTAGAGCTATGATGGGAGATATAGGATCAAATGCATTAGGAATAACTCTAGGGATTTTTTGCGCTATAACACACCCTCTAAAGATAAAATTAATTTATTTAGCAATATTAGTATTGTTACATATTATATCTGAATTTTATTCTTTTTCTAAAATTATTGAAAAAAATAAGATTCTAAAGTTTATAGATAGTTTAGGAAGATAA
- the dxs gene encoding 1-deoxy-D-xylulose-5-phosphate synthase produces the protein MNRVKNLLSNYVGLEEIKNMDTKELTFLAEDIRKFIIDSVSRTGGHLASNLGVVELTIAIHRVFDSGKDRIIWDVGHQSYVHKILTGRKDKFHTLRQYKGLSGFPKRKESSHDAFDTGHSSTSISAGLGYALSRDIKKEDYDVVCVIGDGAMTAGMAFEALNHAGDTKTDLIVILNDNEMSISENVGGLSKYLDKIRTTPTYFKMKEDVESILNSIPAIGKRMFKTAEKAKDSLKYFLLPGMFFEDLGFKYLGPVDGHNINEIIDALERAKSVKGPVLIHAVTKKGKGYKPAEQYPDKFHGASSFDVETGLSLSKETNLTYSDVLGNTLVDLAKKDDKILAITAAMPSGTGLDDFKEKFTNRFFDVGIAEQHGVTLAAGFAANGMKPFFAVYSTFLQRAYDQILHDVCIQNLPVTFAIDRAGLVGNDGETHHGAFDLSYLSHIPNMTIIAPKDKNEFIKMIKFASEFNGPIAIRYAKGNCYDLSLVKNDDLPIEYGKGELLNQGRDIAMIATGKMVEQGYKVLERLKAKGKNITLVNARFIKPLDEELILKISKSHSIIMTMEDNAKIGGLGSLVNSLLMRNGYKGEVINIGLPDEFIEHGSVEELFKEHGMDIDSITNLVMDKFNI, from the coding sequence ATAGATTCAGTTTCAAGAACAGGAGGACATCTTGCATCAAATTTAGGAGTTGTTGAACTTACTATAGCTATTCATAGGGTGTTTGATAGTGGAAAAGATAGAATAATATGGGATGTAGGACATCAATCATATGTTCATAAGATATTGACAGGAAGAAAAGATAAGTTCCATACACTAAGACAATACAAGGGATTAAGTGGATTTCCAAAAAGAAAAGAAAGTTCTCATGATGCATTTGATACAGGACATAGTTCAACTTCTATATCAGCTGGATTAGGATATGCCTTATCGAGAGATATAAAAAAAGAGGACTATGATGTTGTATGTGTAATTGGAGATGGTGCTATGACAGCAGGGATGGCATTTGAGGCTTTAAATCATGCAGGAGATACAAAAACTGACTTAATAGTAATACTTAATGATAATGAGATGTCAATATCAGAAAACGTAGGCGGATTATCAAAATACTTGGATAAAATAAGAACTACACCTACTTACTTTAAAATGAAAGAAGACGTTGAAAGTATACTTAACAGTATACCTGCTATTGGAAAAAGAATGTTTAAGACAGCAGAAAAAGCTAAAGATAGTTTGAAGTACTTTTTACTTCCAGGAATGTTTTTTGAAGATTTGGGATTTAAATATCTAGGTCCTGTTGATGGACATAATATAAATGAAATTATAGATGCTCTAGAGAGAGCTAAATCTGTTAAAGGTCCAGTTTTAATCCATGCAGTTACTAAAAAGGGAAAAGGATATAAACCAGCGGAACAATATCCAGATAAATTTCATGGAGCTTCATCTTTCGATGTAGAAACAGGACTATCTTTAAGTAAAGAAACAAATTTAACTTATTCAGATGTACTAGGAAATACATTGGTAGATCTAGCAAAAAAAGATGATAAAATTTTAGCAATAACTGCAGCTATGCCATCAGGTACAGGATTAGATGATTTTAAAGAAAAATTTACAAATAGATTTTTTGATGTAGGAATTGCTGAACAACATGGAGTTACATTAGCGGCTGGATTTGCGGCTAATGGAATGAAACCTTTTTTTGCAGTTTATTCTACGTTTTTACAAAGAGCTTATGATCAAATACTACATGATGTATGTATTCAGAATCTTCCTGTGACGTTTGCTATAGATAGAGCTGGATTAGTTGGTAATGATGGAGAAACTCACCATGGAGCTTTTGATTTATCATATCTATCACACATACCTAACATGACAATTATTGCACCAAAAGATAAAAATGAATTTATTAAAATGATAAAGTTTGCATCAGAGTTTAATGGCCCTATAGCTATAAGATATGCTAAAGGTAATTGTTATGACTTATCTTTAGTTAAAAATGATGATCTTCCTATAGAATATGGTAAAGGTGAATTATTAAATCAAGGAAGAGATATAGCAATGATTGCTACAGGAAAAATGGTTGAACAAGGATATAAAGTTTTAGAGAGATTAAAAGCAAAAGGAAAAAATATAACTTTAGTTAATGCCAGGTTTATTAAACCGTTAGATGAGGAGCTTATACTAAAAATATCTAAAAGCCATTCTATAATAATGACTATGGAAGACAATGCTAAAATAGGAGGACTAGGAAGTCTCGTTAATAGTTTATTGATGAGAAATGGTTATAAAGGAGAAGTTATAAATATAGGACTTCCTGATGAGTTTATAGAACATGGAAGTGTAGAAGAACTTTTCAAGGAACACGGAATGGATATTGACAGTATAACAAATTTAGTCATGGATAAATTTAATATATAG
- a CDS encoding arginine repressor — protein MKKYARQSKILELIEAYEIETQEDLAEYLKKAGIDVTQATVSRDIRELRLVKVLSKSGKYKYAVMGQNTEGTTDRLIKIFKNSMISVDVAGHLLVIKTIPGAAQICASAIDSLGIEEIIGTIAGDDTIFVAINSIEKIKEILSIFNELLS, from the coding sequence TTGAAAAAATATGCAAGACAATCAAAAATTTTAGAGCTTATAGAGGCATATGAGATAGAAACTCAAGAAGATTTAGCAGAATATCTGAAAAAAGCAGGAATAGATGTAACTCAAGCTACAGTTTCTAGGGATATTAGAGAACTCAGGCTAGTTAAAGTTTTATCTAAAAGTGGTAAATATAAGTATGCTGTTATGGGACAAAATACAGAAGGCACTACAGATAGACTTATAAAGATTTTTAAAAACTCTATGATTTCAGTAGATGTTGCTGGACATTTATTAGTTATAAAAACGATACCAGGAGCAGCACAGATATGTGCTTCAGCAATAGATTCATTAGGGATAGAAGAAATCATTGGAACAATAGCAGGAGATGATACTATATTTGTTGCTATTAATTCTATAGAAAAAATAAAAGAAATATTAAGTATTTTTAATGAGCTTTTGAGTTAG
- a CDS encoding TlyA family RNA methyltransferase yields the protein MKKERIDVLLVEKGLVESREKAKKYIMAGLVFVDNEKVDKGGTKVSVEAEIIVKGNPIPYVSRGGLKLEKALKEFPVSIEDKVALDIGASTGGFSDCMLKNNVRKVYAIDVGYGQLAWKIRSNEKVVPMDRTNIRYVKKEDIGELASFVSIDVSFISLKLVLPVVKELTTEDVEIIALIKPQFEAGRDKVGKKGVVRDINIHKEVIKNIYEYCKSIGFNFSGLTYSPIKGAEGNREYLAYIVKKDVDNVNIDELIDKVVEESHSDL from the coding sequence ATGAAAAAAGAGAGAATAGATGTTCTGTTAGTTGAAAAGGGATTAGTTGAAAGTAGAGAAAAGGCTAAGAAATATATAATGGCAGGACTAGTATTCGTAGATAATGAAAAAGTAGATAAAGGAGGAACTAAAGTTTCAGTAGAAGCTGAGATTATAGTTAAAGGAAATCCAATACCATATGTTAGTAGAGGTGGGTTAAAGCTTGAAAAAGCATTAAAAGAATTCCCTGTATCTATAGAAGATAAAGTTGCTCTTGATATTGGAGCTTCTACAGGTGGATTTTCAGATTGTATGCTGAAAAATAATGTTAGAAAAGTATATGCAATAGATGTAGGATATGGTCAACTTGCTTGGAAAATAAGAAGTAATGAAAAAGTAGTACCAATGGACAGAACTAATATTCGATATGTAAAAAAAGAAGATATTGGAGAACTAGCAAGCTTTGTAAGTATAGATGTTTCATTTATTTCTCTTAAATTGGTTTTACCTGTTGTGAAAGAATTGACTACTGAAGATGTAGAAATTATAGCTTTAATAAAGCCACAGTTTGAAGCAGGAAGGGATAAAGTAGGTAAGAAAGGTGTTGTAAGAGATATAAACATACACAAAGAAGTAATTAAAAATATATATGAATATTGTAAAAGTATAGGATTTAATTTTAGTGGATTGACTTATTCCCCTATAAAGGGAGCAGAAGGTAATAGAGAATATTTAGCTTATATAGTAAAAAAAGATGTTGATAATGTAAATATAGATGAACTAATAGATAAAGTTGTAGAAGAATCACATAGTGATCTATAA